A segment of the Salvia miltiorrhiza cultivar Shanhuang (shh) unplaced genomic scaffold, IMPLAD_Smil_shh original_scaffold_305, whole genome shotgun sequence genome:
CCGCATGTTTAATATCGTCAATCGCATAAGGCCACCATCCCTCTTGTCTATCATCATTGGCCATTATGTCCGCGGGGTGATTTCCTTCACGAAAGATGTGAgtaacaatcaaagaaaaaccatGAAGACGATGCAGAACCTGCTTCCAGGAAGCTAAGAAACGCCAGGGAACATCCGTGGAGCGATTCTCCAACAACCGCACGACATACATCGAATCGGActcaacccaaagatgaagccaGCCACGTTCATGAGCAATATTAATAGCAGTAATAACCGCAAgaagctcagcttcaaaagcaaacccACTACCACCCTTTATGTGAAAACAGCCACGGACAGAAGCAAAATTATCCCTAAAAACTCCTCCCGCGGCAATACGACCAGGAGTCCCTTTAGCAGAGCCATCGGTGTTGACCTTAATCCAATGAGtcaccggaggccaccaataaacCTCCACCATGTGAGGGGGAGGAGCAGCTCGACTGCCAATTCCAAGACTTCTAACAATCACGTAGTCAGTCCAAGTATTCTTGATGGTACCAAGCCGTGAAAAATTAGAATCcatctctttaaaataagctttaaCAAAAACAAGAATCGACTTAGCCTCAAAACGGAGATCATCGAAAACAAGCGCATTCCTACAGTCCCATATCTTCCACAGGATGGAAATAATGCCTGCTTTCCAAAAAGCCAAAATTTGGGGGCTGAAGGCAGCATTCCAAGCCAGCACTAAAAAAGTGTGAATATCCAAGCAACTTAACAGATCCGTTTTATGAAACCAGTCCAGAAACGTTTCCCAAACGTAACTAATCCTAGGACAGCTCCACATGATATGTTCAATGGTTTCAGCATCCATATAGCAAAAGGGGCAACCATTAGGAGTGACCATACCTTGTCTAACAAGAGTATCCAAGGTTGGAAGGCGCCCATGAAGAATCCTCCAGCATAAGATCGAACGACGAATCGGTATGTACGGTTCCCAAATCCATGTCCCCCATTTCACCATAGTGTAACGATGACAATTCTTGGAGAAGGCTAAAGCCGCCGAGACGTTCCCCTTGAGCGAATGCTTCCAATATTTAGAATCTTTTTCCTCGCTCATAGGGATCAATAAAATATCAGCCACCACCTCAGGAAAATAATTCACAAACGAAGCCGAGAAATGCCACAGACCATCATAGTAATAATCTTGCACAGAGAAATGGAGATAATCATGCATGTAGTGAGGAATTTTGAGCTTATCTACCAAAATATAACCCAGCCAATCATCCTTCCAAAAATAAGTATTAGCACCATTATTGATGCAAGAGTAAGAATCAACCACCAAGGGATTAATCTCCTGTTTCACGCCGAGCCAAACAGTCGAATTAGCAATATTTTGCTTAGCATAGCTGAAGGTCGTGAGGTATCTGGACCTCATAATCCGATGAGCCCAATCatcaccttttatcatcttccaTGCCAGCTTCATCAAAAAAGATTTATTCATTAAGGTAAAAGAACGAATGCCAAGACCACCTTCCTCTTTAGGAGCGCACACCCGTCTCCAACTAACAGAACAACGCGGTTGCTGATCAATGCTACCCGTCCAAATGAAATTACGACATTTACGATCAAGCGAATGCAATAACGATTTAGGCCATTTATAAACCATCATCGAATGCACAATCGAACTCTGAATGACAGACCTCACCAAACATAAACGTCCTGCGATAGACAGTTGAAGACCTTTCCACCTTGCAAACTTTTGGACAATTTTATCAAAGATCGGCATGAAATACGAGGCCCGCGGACGACCAACAAATATAGGAACTCCCAGATACGTCATCGGAAGAATCCCCACAGAGAAACCCATGACACGCTGAATAGCCCTTCTCCTATCCGTAGTCACGCCCCTAGCGAAGTAGAGATTCGATTTCTCCTGACTGCAAACCTGACCAGAAATCGAACCATAATAATTCAGAATATCCTTGATCTTGCGAGCATTACGAACCGTAGCAGTGCTAAAAAGGATAATATCATCAGCATAAAATAAGTGTGTTGGAAAATTAGTTGACCGGCTGAAACCCATCGGACTAAGATGTCTCGATTCCACACAACTGCTGATAAGGTGACTCAGGACGTCTTCCGCAATCCCAAATAAAATTGGCGACAACGGATCACCCTGCCTAACCCCACGAGAACAAGAGAAGTACCCCGAAAGCTGACCATTGTAAAGAATGGAGACCCGGGCAGAGCTAAAAATGATCCAAATCCAATTGACGAACTTCTCATGATATCCATTCGCTCTCAAAACTTGCATAATGAACTCCCAGCGAATGGTGTCAAAAGCCTTATTAATGTCAATTTTGCAAGCCATATTCGAACCCCGATTCGTACGTTGCATCGAGTTGCATCCCTCAGAGCTGAGCATAATGCAATCATGGATGTTGCGACCACTAATGAAACCAAATTGGTTATTAGAGATATGAGTGGACGCAATCCTGCTTAGCCTTGACGCCAAGATTTTGGAaatgattttaaagaagaagtTCGACAGAACGATGGGCCTCAAATCAGCAACAGTTGAAACATCCTTCTTCTTTGGAATAAGAATCATTGTACTGGAATTGCAACCAGTAGGTAAATAAGAAGATCGGAAAAAAGTTTGAACAGCACTTACAACATCCGTCTTAATAATTTCCCAGCAAGTCTGAAAGAAGGAaccagagaaaccatcaggcCCAGGGGCACTATTAGCGTCCATGCCAAAGACCTCCGCCGCAATCTCACTCTCCTCAGGAATACTAACCAAAAAGTTATTCTGAGCATCCGAAACCGCCACATCAATAAGCGCCTCAATCTCCAAAGGGTCCGCGCTCGGGCTTCCATCATCCATGAAAAGAGCCGAGAAGTGCCCGATGATATGCTGCTCAATAATACTCGGATCATAGACATCCACACCATCAATATTCAAGCGAGTAATCAAAGTATTCCTCCGTTTGAATTTTATCATTCTGTGAAAGAAAGTCGTATTTCTATCCCCATCTTGCAACCACGAGGCACGGCTTTTCTGTtgaagaaaattattttttctagaaaGCGCAACATTAAGCTCAGCTTGCAAACGAATCTCCTCATCGAAAAGCTCATCATTATATCCATTAAATAGTTTAATACTATGCTAGAAGACATCGGGAAATGTTGAAAAGCAGGTGCTTCTTCGTATAAACAGAAAACAAAACAGAACAATGAAATAAAAgaagaattgttttgttatgttGAGATGATAATCAAGATTTTCTCTTTGTTTGAGAGTACTGTTGGTCGCAGGGATTCCTTTCCCCTGCAAAACGACAGATTTCTTGACGACGACGCCCCAAAGTTTACTCTCTTTTACCTGTCTATTTGAATTTAGAGATAAGTgtagataaatatataaattatggtttatttttagttttaaataaaatatttggtaaaataataaatgaatttATAAGTTTTAGGAATTTGATTTATTGGCCAATGAACAATCGAAGTTTGATCGGCAAATCTTTGCTCTCGACAGTAGTTTTCTAATAGTTCGTGACACAAAAcgttatagttttaataatggAAGTTTGATAATTGATAGGCAATCTTAATAAAAGTGGTTGATGTATTTCGAGTGAAAAAATGGTCTCAttcaacaaataataataataataataataataataataataataataataataataataaattatattgtgaatAAAGAATATATAAATACGTTGATATATTGAGGTTAATATATTGTAtgatgtatttttattattgataaatttatcataaaaaaataaagataaaataaacattttttcctttaaactccttctttctttttcctcatttgcTATAAGGGTGTGTTAGcattttatccctctaaatagatggataatataatgaggtataaattCATCACTTAAAGTGGGGAATACATTTTCTGTATTTTgtttggtttgaatgataatatatttatccactcttTATAAggtaatataaaattataccaccctCCCTTATGTATAAAATTATGGGATTATTGCCGGAAAATACTTATAGTTTgccaattttctgatttataacatgactttataatttgactaaaaaatacatcaattttcaaattaatagcaattataacatgactttgtagcttgaccagaaaatacatcaattttcaatttaattgtaattataacatgaccttataatttctcggcagctctgggagctgcGCGTGAACAAGGCTCGGCCTTCGTTCCTTTGATGAGCAACACTGCTCGTTTGTTTCCACCAACGATTCCTGTGGGTGAGCTCTTGTTCAGGAGGGTAAGGAATTCTCCACGCATGCCTTCTGGCTTGCTTAAGGTGAGTGAGAGACctttggcgacggcgtataaccggtcAAACTTCTCTACTTACTGGGGTTGGTTTGGGACGTGGGCGAAGGCGTCTTACCGGCCCACGTCCTGTTTTTTTGTTGCTTGTTGGGTTTGCTTGGTGAAAGCGTTTCTCTGGATGtcgtttttttcctttttcttttggttggactttggcgacggcgtcttaccAGCCATCGTCTTTCCGGGTTTTCGTTTATTTGTTTTGGTTTTGACCAGCTGGAGCCGGGATAGTTTTGGgatgatggttaggccggagttccagaAACTTTCCTTTCCGCTCTTCTGATCCTGTTTGTTCAtcctagacgagtactctttttccttttctggtttttccctttgggttttccatgaaaaggttttaatgaggctcggcccttaatCTGCTTTcgtgtgctttcaagggtttttaggtttttcttttccttttaataaaatcgcaatttaaataaataacatgaccttataattaatttagtataataatatcaaaatttaacattaaatatttttaattttcttttcttcataATCGAATGggtgaaaatggttctccgttctttttttatttatggttctttcttgaacctctccatatatatatatatatatatatatatatatatatatatatatattttgatgaatatacatctatatgtaaataatatataatattatttactttttaacatagttcctatcatatatatatatgtacctaAATTATTAATTGgttctaatattttataatttcataatttaaatagataaatacttattatatatgtatatattaatagaatattaaaatcaaatttatatatgcatttgtgtgttgaaagggtagatatatatatatatatatatatatatatatatatatatatatatgtatgtatatattatgaaacaattaatataaaataattaatcatctaacttaatttttataaaaataaatcaatcaattaacaatattttacatataaaattttaatatgaaattacaataaatattaatacgtGTGATGAacaataatctaaataaggtcatgttataattgagattaaattgaaactttgtgtattttctggtcaaactATAAGGTcgtgttataattgcgattaaattgaaaattgatatattttctagtcaaattataaggtcatgttataaaccagaaaattgacaaactataagtattttccggcaataacccctaaaattatccatttcccAAGGGAAAAAGTGTTGCCCAAAAAATATATCAGATGCCCGTATTTTTTATTACGTCAAAGCAAACGAGGTATAAGGTGGTAAATGAAACTTATCTCTCCTTATACATCAAGCAAACACTACCCTAAAAGAAAATTCTACCATTTTGCATTCATTCCTTTCACTCTAAtaagtgataatattatccctccatttttgatgtgataatattattcatttttgaaatgaaaataggGAATGATAAATGGTGAAGTTTTCTATTGTaaaaaataaagggaaaaagaaagaatgaatttcaatggagaatttttttgttatatctgtttttctcatgataaatttatcaataacgTAGAACACACTTTAAATGAAAATTGACTACTTTTTGTAGGCgtaccaaaatgacaaaaacaaATTATTATGAGCttctttctaaaaaaaaataaactatttCAAAATACTcaaattgaaataataaaaataaaaagtatgaCTACTATAAAAAgattcaaaaataattataattactattttacccccaCACAATACTCAGTTGTAAAATTTGAGCTTTTATGTTATACtaattcacaatttaaaataCTCTTTTGATTATGAATTCAAGTTTTTATGCTATAATTTAcaacaaataataattttaattgtgaatttgaatttctatatatattatatactaaTTCACAATTCAATATTTCTGACTgtgaatttgattttttatgcTAGCTAGAAATCACAACTCAGATTGTGATTTGTGAATTATAtactttttttgaataatttatgATAACACCTGTCTGACTCACCTTTATATTGAAAGGAAATGTACATTTAACACGATACATTCATAAAAAAAGAACTATgtaaattaatcaaaattaagCAATAGCTTGAGAACTTATGCGAAAAATAGAATCACAATCTAGGCAtacgaaaaataaatataaaattataaaatcgtTTCCCGTGCATTGCAACGGGTGCTAATGCTTGTTATTTTGATAAAAGAAAGTTTCAATCCAAATTAAGGAAGTGGGCTACTTGGTCGACGGACTGTTGGAGAGCGTGGAGAGGGAGCTGTATCCTATTGAGATCTATACTGATTCACTCCTTGCTGCAAGGATTATGGCATCTCCTGGCGATGATCGCGATTTCCTCTCGGAGGACATTCTCGACATTGTCAGCCGTGCGAGggtgtagtgacccgctcttttatatattttaaatctagtaatgagtgtttatttttgttcatcagtgaatgaaaacggtttttatcctaatatgaatttagcttatgatcctgaatttatattgttaaagcagtcaatgatattatttcagagttataactgacttagcaaagtcacgttatttatttaagcaagatgaaattagattttatctttattcaagtcgtgatttatttctgactcgtgagttaattaaatctgcggatttaatttaaatattagaacaacaaacgaattaaatctacggatttaatttagattcattttataatttatcgatttaagcgagaaatcacatgtcgaaatacgagaattatttaaataaacagtatcaagcagatacgagcacgcgatccatcttacagttacagaatcaccgaaacagagaaaatacatcaataattctcctctacattttttttttctttatttttcttctctttttctttccattaattttgttccccacttcattttaccactaaatctactttttgactttcaccaccattttccccaccactttcaccaccattttctccacaactcaattatgcaacaacacatattgttccagccatcaagtcttttcttccctcaccaaaacgtgtagaagaagttgagaaagggagagagagtttcctccaactccaaattgtaacttgaagaggtatatactaagcttctttattttgaattcggttgcatatcatccaaacggttcccaaaaattctcaaattaattgtgtatcatctttcatacgttttctatattttggtaaaattttagaatatttagagctcgcatgatttatttatgaatttgtaaacatcactgcccatctggaatacatttttggtaaacaatctttgggagatcataagtaaagtttcaatcggtgaaaacctttgaaacttgaatatgtcactctagactcccgtatcgttcttttgacatcggcctcaccatttttgagtaagggaaacaaccggtataaattcttgaaatctagttcttattccatgtaccatccagtagattttacaaacctacgactttgaggtggaaaaggccgacttaaatatttgattctcaagcctatctttctactgaatattcactgacatgttgggaacttacttgttcagttttagaatttttggtgaagcctaaagtggtttttccgatttatgttctgaatctgccaaatttgaactctttttgtgcactgaactttagatagtcatatcttccaaaccatgaaggttcttagagtaaatccaactggagagtgttatgatctctccctagtttccagattgacctttggggttccaagtggagttttgtaaagggagatatgaatttttaaagaaagcccactgacttggttgtaatctggaaatatgaaattttcagatttttgcttgttaaatacccatctttgagagggcatatcttgctcgtttgaattgtttttcattcgattcaaattggagaattatccttgaaatgtctagtttccagaatgtctttttgagcctcatttggagatccaaggtagatttggtgtctgttgtaaaacaaacccttaagagctcaagttgttgaattattttctatgtatcaaagtttattttaaaggatgtttcgtgaaagatttagtatatgtgcgtaacaagtttgggactatttattttaaatgaggtccgttatttatttaaattatgatggacttttaatgaatatttttgggattaaactcttatttcttgatttatataaattattttaaggacttataaatatgaatttcgtaggcctactgacttactgtgatcgacggtttgttgatgctaacagctttgaaaattttatagcaagtccctacatgagtcttgagtaccctggaaaaatttcaagccattccaacttcgtttgatacttctttaaaatgcgaaacctaaactgcacattactaccgagaatttcagagaacagatgaaagagtcatttatttcagtagcttcctgtgtgatctagctttccaaatatttatggtattaaccttattgtgttagctagatatccaccaaagttgagcccagtttgacaacgtttactatttttcaaaaatccaagttttcgattgttcaaaactaccgaacatggtagatcgtggtaaaaacgtcatatctctcaaaccacttggagttttcgactctactttttttttttatatgaaactagactcgaagatctttctttcggtatgagtctcgagtccaggcgatgtcggagtcagaacagattaaattttgaagttgagtcagtgtaaaaacagagcatgttttgatgatgtttgattgtgattcttatgtgccttatgttgagcctttttattttattttattttttttaaaattttataacattacttgttcttatttattaagcccgattaattatgagattataaagcgaataagttgaagtatttattttctattgactacgaggagcaaggtttatttaattggcggattagaacaccctaagagaacggattaatttttattaattatccggcttcatgagacgaaacttagtttttatttaaatccgatagcttggattaacaatagaaattccctgattattatttcagaataataattcatgcataaggatcatgcatagttaaatacacattctcatttgaggattttttttattcgagcaaatatcttatatatgtacatatattctcgtaataaaggtcaagggcgagattgataatctgttgaggagcttttgtatcacagaaaattactatcaggtgggcattactttcatatatatcaaatgagtttaaatgttacgttcaagcaagttatttcatgactaaattaattgaagttatttcaaatattgtcttgccataaaatatttaaatttcagtatgatatctatctgatgtgacttttattatgcaatcgaattcgggtcctgagcagttgatagctatcctgccagggctagtgtacaccagtgaccgtgagtcatctagcgggttggccggtcaagtgaccgtgagaggtggccacctctccggcacacagttccagatatgatagattacaagagaacttagactgcagtcgaactttaagaatcacaaatgaatttagtaagcttgggccttttagcgaaaaactcccttgctgtactgtttatgatggcatgacaatttacagttttgaagcatgtgtttttatacttaggcatacgtgcccactgagtacttttgtactcaagccctgcatatatttctaaatgtgcaggttgagcagctgccgatggtgatgaagtgacgagcgggactcttttgttttattatgtattaatgaactctagggttacatgtcttcatacatgtaatcagaaccttattccgctgcgtactcagaagttttatgttattttggataagtcggagttatccgaatttactagttatttgagtctatacgactaaaactccgttatattataaatatccatgGTGTTAACATtgatgaaatacgatcctttcttgtttgattattcccctttctaccccgcttctaatctccatccattagtcacggtttccccggcttaattatccttaattaggaccggtcg
Coding sequences within it:
- the LOC131004001 gene encoding uncharacterized protein LOC131004001, with product MIKFKRRNTLITRLNIDGVDVYDPSIIEQHIIGHFSALFMDDGSPSADPLEIEALIDVAVSDAQNNFLVSIPEESEIAAEVFGMDANSAPGPDGFSGSFFQTCWEIIKTDVVSAVQTFFRSSYLPTGCNSSTMILIPKKKDVSTVADLRPIVLSNFFFKIISKILASRLSRIASTHISNNQFGFISGRNIHDCIMLSSEGCNSMQRTNRGSNMACKIDINKAFDTIRWEFIMQVLRANGYHEKFVNWIWIIFSSARVSILYNGQLSGYFSCSRGVRQGDPLSPILFGIAEDVLSHLISSCVESRHLSPMGFSRSTNFPTHLFYADDIILFSTATVRNARKIKDILNYYGSISGQVCSQEKSNLYFARGVTTDRRRAIQRVMGFSVGILPMTYLGVPIFVGRPRASYFMPIFDKIVQKFARWKGLQLSIAGRLCLVRSVIQSSIVHSMMVYKWPKSLLHSLDRKCRNFIWTGSIDQQPRCSVSWRRVCAPKEEGGLGIRSFTLMNKSFLMKLAWKMIKGDDWAHRIMRSRYLTTFSYAKQNIANSTVWLGVKQEINPLVVDSYSCINNGANTYFWKDDWLGYILVDKLKIPHYMHDYLHFSVQDYYYDGLWHFSASFVNYFPEVVADILLIPMSEEKDSKYWKHSLKGNVSAALAFSKNCHRYTMVKWGTWIWEPYIPIRRSILCWRILHGRLPTLDTLVRQGMVTPNGCPFCYMDAETIEHIMWSCPRISYVWETFLDWFHKTDLLSCLDIHTFLVLAWNAAFSPQILAFWKAGIISILWKIWDCRNALVFDDLRFEAKSILVFVKAYFKEMDSNFSRLGTIKNTWTDYVIVRSLGIGSRAAPPPHMVEVYWWPPVTHWIKVNTDGSAKGTPGRIAAGGVFRDNFASVRGCFHIKGGSGFAFEAELLAVITAINIAHERGWLHLWVESDSMYVVRLLENRSTDVPWRFLASWKQVLHRLHGFSLIVTHIFREGNHPADIMANDDRQEGWLNAFRDRCDCFVGVSIVCWCWDGFAGGWAISGVRVGVSAVSFFSARVSSTLGADWSDLLDLRDRRVSTVSRRACLRGGSFRRRCATSWSVIFFFRLHGFSWAADFPFSFTSCAWCRAVSGFQFGSFLVGRVFAFSLLVLFAQTNHRNDEFLKDMKRAMMESMLQGVLNKRKKIDVVENSEQETSDDSIENGRSPVVVVKKTRYEKRKEWMVNYKEWVVRLYEDYPTLFTRTTPSVLVKAVEQMNEQQKHESHSSLHELFYMIRNSYI